The window CGGACAGGCGTCCTTTGTCATTGAAGGCATGGGTGAAGGCCACGCTCTTGATATGTGAGAGCATCTTGGCAGGGATTCCTCCGCCCAGGTAGACACCACCCGTAGCCATGGCCTTGAGCGCCATGTTGCCCGCTTCCGCGCCGAGGCACCCGAGGAAGATCTCGATGGTCTGCACGCACATCGAGCATTCGCCGGAGTCGGCATATTTCGAGATGACCATGTTGGGGTCCTTGGTCTTCATCTCGTGGACGGCAGCAGGGAGCTCCTTGCCGCGGCCTGTGTCGCGGAGAAATTTGTAGATGTTCTCGATGCCCATGCCCGAGGCGACTCGCTCGTAGCTGACATGGCCGTATTGTTTGATAAGATGCTCCAGCAGGGCGACTTCCAGATCGTTACGGGGACCGAAATCCGTATGACCACCCTCGCAGGCCCATACGCCATAGCGCTTGCCATCCCAGTATAGACCCGCCTCGCCGAGGCCGGTGCCGGGCGACACGATGCATCGATTGCCCTCGGCGTCGGGGGCACCTTCCTGAATGACGGCAAAATCATCGGGATTCAGCTCCGAGATACCATAGGCATTGGCCGCGAGATCATTGAGGATGCTCACGTAGGGAATCTCGAATTCCTTCGAGATGTCCGCCGCGTCCACGCCCCACGAGAGATTCGTGGGCTTGGCCCGGCCATGTTTCACCGGACCGGGAACGCCGAAGCACGCGGCGAGAACCGGGCGCTTCTCCTTGGCCAGAAACTCGCGGATGATCGCGTTCAGGCCCGGGTAGGAGGCGCTGGGAAAGCGCTCGTTCCGCTCCAGGCTGAGCGAACCGCCGATGGTCTTGAAGATGGCGAGATTGGATTTCGTTCCGCCGACATCGCCGGCGAGGATGACATAATTACGATCGGGCATGGAGAGACGGGAGGCTGAAAGACAGACCTACAGCTTATGCTGAATCTGGTAGTGGTGCCAAGCATGACCCGTTTTCTGGATCAAATGGTCGGCGGCCTCGGGGCCCCATGAACCTGCCTCGTAGTTCGGGAAATCGCGGGCGGGAAGGGCATGCCAGACGTCGAGAATCGGGTTCACGATGCGCCAGGATGCATCCACGCTGTCGTAGCGATGGAAGAGCGTCGGATCGCCGACCATGCAATCGTAGAGCAGCGTTTCGTAGCCGGTAGCGGCAGTATGTTCGCCAAAGTCCGCGTAGGTGAAATCCAGCGGCACATTGGTGATGTTGATATTCGGCCCGGGACGCTTGGCGTGGATGTCGAGCGTGATGCCCTCGTCGGGCTGCACGTGAATGACCAGGCGGTTCGGCGTGATGTTGTTCTGAACCTCCTGGCCGAAAAGCATGAGCGGAGCGCGGCGGAAGCCGATGACGATCTGCGTCGTATGAGCTGCGAGGCGCTTGCCCGAGCGGATGTAGAAGGGGACCTCAGCCCAGCGCCAGTTGTCGACCTCCAGCTTCATTGCGACAAAGGTCTCGGTGTTGGAATTCGGGTCCACATCAGGCTCGGTCCGGTAGGCCGGGACGTTTTTGCCGTCGATGATGCCAGCGCCGTATTGGCCGCGCACGGTATTGGCCAGGACCTCCTCGGGCTCCATCGGTCGGATTGCCTCGAGGACCTTCACCTTTTCGTTGCGCACGCTATCGCCGGATATGGAGCTCGGCGGCTCCATCGCGATGAGCGAGAGGACGGAAAGGATGTGATTTTGCACCATGTCGCGCACTACGCCGGAGTGATCGTAGTACCCGCCCCGAAGCTCAACGCCCAGTTGCTCCGCCACGGTGATCTGGACGTATTCGATGTACCGACGATTCCAGATTGGCTCAAAGACGGAGTTGCCAAATCGAAATACCATGATGTTCTGCACCGTCTCCTTACCGAGATAGTGGTCAATGCGGTAAATCTGGCTTTCGTTGATGTGCTTGGAGAGATCCTCGTTCAGAGCCCGGGCACTCGCAAGGTCATGGCCAAAGGGTTTTTCGATGATGACACGACGCCAGGCATTGGGAGCTTCCGTGGTGAGGCCGACGCCGTGAAGCTGCTCGACGACCTTGCCGAAGAAAGTCGGCGAAACGGCGAGGTAAAACAGGACGTTGCCCGGCAGGTTCCAGGTTTTCTGGGCGTCCGCGATCTTGGCCGAAAGATGTTCGAAGGTTCCCTGGGAGTTGAAATCACCCTGCACGTAGTACGAGCGGGCGGCAAAGTCGTTCCAGCAGGTGTCGTCCACCGGACGGGTGGCAAATTCCTTGATGTCCGAGGTGATCTTCTGACGGTACAGCTCATCATTGCCATCCGTCACAGCCACACCGATGACTGCAAAGTTATCGGGGAGGAGCTTGAGCGCCTTGAGATTGTAGAGGGCGGGGAGGAGCTTACGCTTGGTGAGATCGCCGGAGGCGCCGAAGATAACGATGGTACAGGCGTCGCCGGGACGTTCGTGTCCAGTGAGAGGTTGCTGAGACATGGCAGATCCGATTAAGACAGATTCCGGGCTGCGCACAAGGCCGGAGCGGCTATTCCTGTGGCACAAAAGTGTACGTCCATTCCTCGCTGTTCCAGCCCTTGGGACCTTTCAGGCGATACCTCAGGACGGCATTCATGTTCTCGGATGGGAACTTCACGTCGGTGAATAGCCTCCAGGACTTGCCATCTGGGTTGGGATCGACCGTATGGCTGAGCACCTTGGCGTTGTCCACCGTGATGTCTACGCCGGGCACCTCGCCCTCGGCGAAGGGGGCCGGACTGCCACCATTCCAGGCAAAGTCCACCATCACGATGTACTCATCCTTGCGGCCGTAGGACGACATGATGTAGGTGGCCTTCACCTGTCCCTCCGTGGAGACGCCCGGTGGGTCCTGCGCGGTTGAGGTGAGGCGATAGCGGATTGTGTGTTTTTCTCCGGCTTTCGGAGGGGTCTTGGGCATCCAGTACGCCACGATATTGTCGTGGTATTCGTCGACTGTCGGGATTTGCCAGAGGACGATCGATCCGTCATTCCAATCCCCGATGGGCTCCACCCAGAGCGAGGGACGGCGATGATAAATCGCCCGGATGTCGACCGAACTGGAATACTCTCGATCCCGCTGGAGCAAGCCGAAGCCCTGCGGCGACTTTGGTAAACTGAAGACATCGACGAGGTCTTTCGTTACCGTCTGCAA of the Terrimicrobium sacchariphilum genome contains:
- the glk gene encoding glucokinase; translated protein: MPDRNYVILAGDVGGTKSNLAIFKTIGGSLSLERNERFPSASYPGLNAIIREFLAKEKRPVLAACFGVPGPVKHGRAKPTNLSWGVDAADISKEFEIPYVSILNDLAANAYGISELNPDDFAVIQEGAPDAEGNRCIVSPGTGLGEAGLYWDGKRYGVWACEGGHTDFGPRNDLEVALLEHLIKQYGHVSYERVASGMGIENIYKFLRDTGRGKELPAAVHEMKTKDPNMVISKYADSGECSMCVQTIEIFLGCLGAEAGNMALKAMATGGVYLGGGIPAKMLSHIKSVAFTHAFNDKGRLSGLMQSMPIKVILNDSAALMGAARYALDGAKAASA
- the zwf gene encoding glucose-6-phosphate dehydrogenase, whose translation is MSQQPLTGHERPGDACTIVIFGASGDLTKRKLLPALYNLKALKLLPDNFAVIGVAVTDGNDELYRQKITSDIKEFATRPVDDTCWNDFAARSYYVQGDFNSQGTFEHLSAKIADAQKTWNLPGNVLFYLAVSPTFFGKVVEQLHGVGLTTEAPNAWRRVIIEKPFGHDLASARALNEDLSKHINESQIYRIDHYLGKETVQNIMVFRFGNSVFEPIWNRRYIEYVQITVAEQLGVELRGGYYDHSGVVRDMVQNHILSVLSLIAMEPPSSISGDSVRNEKVKVLEAIRPMEPEEVLANTVRGQYGAGIIDGKNVPAYRTEPDVDPNSNTETFVAMKLEVDNWRWAEVPFYIRSGKRLAAHTTQIVIGFRRAPLMLFGQEVQNNITPNRLVIHVQPDEGITLDIHAKRPGPNINITNVPLDFTYADFGEHTAATGYETLLYDCMVGDPTLFHRYDSVDASWRIVNPILDVWHALPARDFPNYEAGSWGPEAADHLIQKTGHAWHHYQIQHKL